Below is a genomic region from Phocaeicola salanitronis DSM 18170.
TACTATATCTTCTTCATTTGGATTATTTGCTTATGTGTTATATTGTGAAAAAAAATAGAGTTCCATTATGGGCTGATTTGTTGATATTTTTAGTGTTTCTTTTTATTGCATCTTTGATAGGAGTAGAGAGCACATTGTCATTGATAGGTTCAACAGAATTTGAAAGTGTTAAATATTTCTTTTTGTCTACAATTATTTCTTCTATAATTGTCTTATTAGCTATTTTACTTCAACATTATGTTATAGACAAACGACCTTTAAGTGAATTGGGTTTATGTACTACTCACTTTGTATGGAAACATTCAAGTATGGTTGTTGTGTGGACGTTTATCGTGTTTGTTATTGGTTTTTTGATTTGTTTATTAAGTGGTGATGTCTCTATTGTATCAGTATATTGGAATTTGAAAGACTTGTCTTTGAGTCTATTGATGTTTACTTTTGGTGCTTTCTATGAGGAAATTATAATGAGAGGATATCTATTGACACGTTTATGCCGATCTGGACTAAATGTATGGCTATGTTTAATAATAACTGCAATTGTTTTCTCTGCAATGCATTTAGCAAATCCTAATGTGAATGTTTGTTCTGTTGTTAACCTCTTTTTGTTTGGGATTTTAGACGGATGTATTTTTTTATATACTAAAAGTCTATGGGTGTCTGTAATAGCTCATTGTGCATGGAATTGGATACAAGGATCAATTTTGGGGTTTAAAGTTAGTGGTTGTGAATTCTTTCAGCCCATTATAAATTTGGATATGCCGTCTTATAATTTAGTAAATGGCGGATTATTTGGATTTGAAGG
It encodes:
- a CDS encoding CPBP family intramembrane glutamic endopeptidase, with the translated sequence MKKNRVPLWADLLIFLVFLFIASLIGVESTLSLIGSTEFESVKYFFLSTIISSIIVLLAILLQHYVIDKRPLSELGLCTTHFVWKHSSMVVVWTFIVFVIGFLICLLSGDVSIVSVYWNLKDLSLSLLMFTFGAFYEEIIMRGYLLTRLCRSGLNVWLCLIITAIVFSAMHLANPNVNVCSVVNLFLFGILDGCIFLYTKSLWVSVIAHCAWNWIQGSILGFKVSGCEFFQPIINLDMPSYNLVNGGLFGFEGSIICTILLIPFIIIFINLLSKSIAKDEFQH